The sequence below is a genomic window from Lolium perenne isolate Kyuss_39 chromosome 4, Kyuss_2.0, whole genome shotgun sequence.
GTGCCATCACAGATTCACATTCGCTAATCGTTACTTACAAATACAACCTTGCCCACAATTGGCTGGATTATTCACCAGAACAGGTTGTTCACTGCAAATTTCATTATTTTCGATAAACACTGCAAATTTCATAAATCTTAGACATTTTGTCTATAACAGATTGAAACCATACCATTTATCAGATCAGAATTATGTACGCTTACAATTACCAGTTTTCATCTTACCACTTCTCAAAAAAAAAGTTGGACTGTGAACTTACTTTCCAACTATTCTTGCCTTACCTCATGCACCTAACTAATTAGCAATCACAGTCCTGTTCAGAACCTTTACTATTTGTCGGTGCCATCACAAATTTACAGTTGCTAATTGCTACTTACAAAAGTACAAAGATTTCCCATAATTGGCCAGATTATGAACTGGAATAGGTTGATCACTGAAAATATCATAAACCATACCATTTATCAGATCAGAATTATGTATGCTTACCATTACCAGTTTTTATATTTCTACCGATTATATATGAATCTTTAATTAGTTTGCTGTCTGGTCACAGGGAGCTGGTTTAGCAGTTGGTCTGTCCTAATGTTCTGGATACTGAAGGGATCTTTCATGTCCTGTTTAGTCCAAGCATTGTACCATTTTAATCTAAGCCGACTCTTTCGGAGAAGAACATGGTTTAGAATTTAGAACTAGAGTTATACATAAGTGCGCCATTTTGTAACCCAAGAAGAGAGAGGTAATCAGTACTGGGACTATAAGTAGTTGTTTTCTAGAAAACATTGCTAAATCCTACTTATGTTGGAATACTTTAGTGTCTAAGATGAATGCATCAAAGTTTGTCATGTTCGCAATTACAAAAAGATCACATATTTTGTCAGATTCTCTTATCAAACTACTAGTTTCAGTCATAAATCCTAATTAATGCCAGACAGAGCTTTAGAAATAATTCTGAATCACTATTGTCCATCTATGCAAGGAATACTTCGATTGGCACCATTGTCACATTATGATGAACAAATCCTTGCAAGCAAACAATTAAACGAGCAATTGAGTGTACCTGCCGAAGGTATCGGAGATCCTGAAAGCCACGAGGTAAGCATACATGGTAAAATGCAGACGTCGCCGCCTTCAAGCGGACAATGCTCGACAACCTCCCCCCTTTGAATGTCCACGACGACCATGTGCTGGCCAACAGTGAGGTACACTACATCGTCTCTGGCCAGATCAAGAACGCCAATCTTGGGTCTGGTCTCCCCCTGCAAGGGTAGCCATGGAAAGCCACCATCCGCCCAGAGCGGGCTGAGCGCCACCCGGTGGTTCAGCGTCCAGCCGCTGCCGTCGGCGTCGAGTGCGAAGGAGCTGAGCACGAAGGGCTCCTCCTCAGACACCTCGACGTAGTGAAGCCAGCCGCCGCTGACCCCGACGCGGCGGTACATTGCGGGCGCCTGCATCCACCACGCGTTGCCCTCGGCGTCAGGCAGCGGGCTCCTTGGGCGGCGGAGCACTTGGTCGTGTGTGTCTGCAGGGAGCACACTGCCGCTGGGCAGCTCGATGAAGTGAGGCTCCGGCCGGTCGCTGAACGGGTCGGCGCAGATGGCGCCCCAGGTCACGTCCACCCACCACAGGTAGCCTCGGAAGGGCACAACCTCCTGGGTTGGCACCATTCGCCGCTGAGCCGGGAGCTGGAACGGGGAGCAGTTGACGAGATCCCAATCCCCTGTTTCCGGGAGAAACCGGAGCATCACGTTGGCGTTCCCGTCCAGCTCGGCGACGGCGTACCTTTCCGGTGGCCCGCGCTGGGTGAGGATGCCCAGGTGGAACCCAGCCAAGATCCTCTTGGGGCCTTGGATGGGCGGGAGACGGCACTGCCTGCCGGTGTGAGGGTTGAAGACGACGTGCGCCATGCTGGCGAGGCGGACGCTGTcggggtcggcggcggcggtcatATCCCGCACCTTGTGGCCGCCCTGCTTGGCGAGGATGGGGGCCGTGACGAGGATGTCTTGGcagctgaggaggaggaggccgtcctGGCTGGCGGCGCAGGCCTGGCCGACCGAGACCCGCACGACGTCGCCTTCGGGGTCGGGCTCAGTGAGGCCGCTGGCGTTGGAGAGGTTCAGGGGCATGTATAGCTTGGAGACGCGGGGAGGACCGACGAAGCTCACGCATGGGCTCGGCGACGGCCCCATGGCCGCCGTCATCTTCCCGAGCATGTACCACGTCCAGAGCCCCCGACCCGAATCCGGTGGAGGCGTGGCGGCCGTGCATAGGGAACGGTGGAGGCGACCGGAGAAAGCAAGCAGGCGGCGCAGCGACATCTTGGTGGACGCGACGCCGGCCGGGAGGGGAGAGGGTTTTGCAGTTTGCTCCTCGATCTTGGTCGTGGCAGCCTTGCAGGTCTCTGGTTCATGTCGTCATGTGGACTGGGTGCTGGCAGCTTAGATGGCAGGGAGTGGTGGACTGGAACTGGACGCCGAAAGCGGCATGGTCGTGTTACCCGGAAGTTCCCCTGTAATAGTTTAAACTTTCAATTTGGAAGAATGTTTACAACTTCAACTCACCATTCAAATTCAGTTAGCCTACTACCGCGACATTACATTATTCAAAGCTTGCATTTTTGGGGTCAGAGTTGTTGTTTCGAAAGACAACACATTTTAGATATCAACATTGCAAGTGAAGTGACCGCCTTTCTCCCTTGTCCATGCTTGTCCATCTTCTCCGTCCACCACTCCTTTGACGTTTCGCCTATAATACCAAGTGTTTGGATCGACATCATGAAGTCCAAGCCAATTTTCCACACTCGATCACACACGGATGGTGAACCTACATTTGAAAAGTAAATGGGAGGCGGATTCTTGAAATTGTCGCAAAGCTTGCACGTTCAAAATTCTGTAATTCTCTTTTTTCAACCATATCCACCATCCAAACTCCATTTTGGATGATcaactaagcaaaaaaaaaaatacattgAGGGGGAGCCCATGGTCTCCAAGCTAAAGAAGGAATTGAGGAATCTGGGTGACCCAAAAGTCGCATGGTGTATGCCGACTTGGACGAATAGCATCAAATGTTGGTGAACTTCCACGACATGGAGTCTAGGATAATAAGGCTCCACATGGACCGATTGAAGCATTTCCCAAAGGGTGACAAATTGTGTGATGTGCTCAAGAGAGAGgccatcttgcaagttgatttgtGTGACCCATCATTTTTTTCTCCAAGGCCTTGTTCACAGAGCATTTCTTCCTTTGCGAGTCTTAAAAAACGGGAGGGGCAATATCTTTAGGCCGTCTTCCATCAAGTCAAGGGCCTCCAAAAAAAAGAGCTTTCTTCCATTTCCAGTGGTGAATCTAGTAGGCGCGGCGAAAAGCTCTTTGTCTTGATGGGTGCAAGGGTTTCCCAACCCCACCCATGGTTTTGCCTCATCATTCCATTCATGACATAGCCATCTCATTTGAAGCGCCGAAGCAAACTTTGTAAGATTGAGGATGCCAAGGCCCCCATACACTTTTGGCTTGCAAACCGTTTCCCAATTTACTTTGCATTTCCCCACGGTAACTTTGTCACACGCCGCTCATAGGAAGGCTCCTCTTATGCTATCAATTTTCATGATAACTTCCATCAGAATATTAAGCACGATGATGAAGTAGATGGCGATGCTATAAGGACGGctttcactagagtagcacggtcAGCCATGGTTACATGCTTCCGAATCCATGGAAAGAGATTGGAGTCCACTTTATCTTCAAGAGGCTGGAAATGGATTCTCTTTAGCCTTATTACCTAAAGAGGAAGGCCAAGGTATTTCATTGGAAATTTGCGTGGGAATGCGAGAAAGCTTGTAGAATGTGATCAAGATCAAGATCCGCACATTTAATGGTCACCACTTGAATTTTTGCACAATTTGTTACTAGCCCGGTGACATCTCCAAATTGATGGAAGGTAGTTGATATCTTCCTTGTTAGGAGCCATGAAGATGGCGGCATCATCGGCATAGAGAGAGGTGCGGATCGTGGGCGCCCTTCCGCGCAACTTATGGAGGTGTCCTTGCTCGGTTTCCTTGCAAAGGATATGGTGAAGAGGATCAATGGTCAACACTAAGAGGAGCGGGGATAGGCGTCTCCTTGGTGAAGCCCTCTACCATGCTTAATCGGATCTCCGGCAAGGCCATTAAGATGTACTCTTGAAGAGGATGTTGTTATAAGAGCTGAAATCCAATCTTGATATTTACTTTTGAAACCCAAATGTTGTAGCAACTCCATTAAGTAGTCCCATCTCATCGAATGAAACGCCTTTTTGATGTCAAGCTTGAAAAAAGTGTTGGTGTTTTGGTCTTGTGCAATTTCTTTGCGAAGTTTCTAACATACAAGAAATTGTTGCGGATACTCCTTTTTTATGATGACACTTTGAGCATTGAAGACAAGcaagttcatgaacgcggaaagtCTAGTACTCTAGTGGCCATCATTTTGGAGATTAGTTTTGCTAAGGCATGGATTAGTTTTATTGGGCGGAAGTCGGTAATCTCTTCAGCTCCTTCTTTCTTTGGGATGTGGGCTACGTTTGCGGAATTGAGTTAATGGAGATTGTTGGTGCGCAAGTTAGAGAATTGATTGATGACCGCCATGACATCAATTTTGATTGTGCTCCAACAAGTTTTAATTAAAGAAGGCACATGTATCAGCATCCAGTCCCCGGGCCTTGTCGCTAGCGGTATTGTCCACCGCCACTTTAACCTCATCCTCCGTGAACGCTTCACCAAGTCACCGAAGCAATGTACACGCATGTCTTGGAAATCTAAGGATTTTTTTAAGCTACACAACCATGCAAATCTAAGAATTTTTTGAACCTACAAAAACCCAGTACTGCTATTCAGTCTTGACAGTGACACTCAGAACTTGTTTCATTTCTCAAACCAGGATGTCTTAGATAATGGTTCTTTCTGTATTTTAAAGGAGTTAAACACTTGATGATTATTGGGTTCAATTCATGCTTTCAACTTATGTTAGGCTAACATTTTTCGAACCATCATAACTCAGAttccttttcgaaaaaaaaactcAAATTCCATTACTCGCATAACTCAACAGACAAGGTTCAAAAGCTGGTTCAGTTTCAAGATTCGGAGTCCCCCCAGGAAGTTAAGCAGTTTGATAGTTGAGCTTGAAAGGGCACGCACCAAGTTCATCATCATCTCACGTCCAATCACCCGTTAAGGAAACAGCATGGCAACGTTACAAATCCAACTCAAACAAACTAACTGAAGGAAACTAAACCACCACTAAGCAGCACAAGCCAGCTGTCATGTTACAGTTAACCCAAGAGAGCAACATAACATCACTATCGAAAGACATCAGACGGCTCCATCCTGTCCATCACTTAAGCCGGTAAGGGTATGGAGGCTTGGGCATGGCGCTACTAGCATCTTGACGAACCTCACCACTGGCATCCTTGTACATCCCTGCCCAATATTTGAGGAACGGTCAGATAACTTCAGGATATATAGATAAATAAGTAAGTCATCAAAGTAAGCTCAACTGGACAGCTGGAGGCCCACACACATAAACAATATTCCCACAGAGGGGATAATCTTTTAATCAAGCAACAGAACTGGCATAAATTCCCAGGTTTGCAATTAGCACCCATGGGGTAAGGACACCCCAAAATGTATTTGTAAGCCGCTTAATCGCAAAAAGGAAAATGCTGAATAAATTCTTGGTAGTTACAGTCACAGCAAATAGGAACAGCAGTCCAAATTCTCCTAAGGATGTTGACATTCTCGAAAAAAAATGTTATCTTTAGTAAGAGCAGAATCATTTGACATGGGCTTAATCTATCTTGCAATCTTAGCTTTCCAAAACATTTCATATGAAGATGTCTGATTTAATATCTTGTAAAGATTCCCTTCTTCTCATAACCTCAGCTGAGAATATGTTAATGGCAACTGCTCCACAGTAGCAACAGTACATAACTTGCCACTTTCACTCTACCATCCGTTAAAGGATAAACTCCACACATAACTAGCTAAACTATGAAGCAGAACAGATTGTGCATCGCAAATATTATACAACTCAGTGAATGGATTTTTGAGGGACTGGTATTGATACACACCATCAGTTCACCCAACAAGAATTAGTATGCTTACAGTTGCCAGCTTTCGGTTTCTCCCAAGAGTATATATAAATACTATACTTTTAGCAACTCCCTCCAATTGAGCAATACAGTTTCTTGTAGAGTATTTCAGTTTCACCATTTCTCATACACCTAACTAATCAACAATCACACAACACGTCTTCAGAACCTTCATTGATTATTGCCGTGTCACA
It includes:
- the LOC127295332 gene encoding uncharacterized protein; its protein translation is MSLRRLLAFSGRLHRSLCTAATPPPDSGRGLWTWYMLGKMTAAMGPSPSPCVSFVGPPRVSKLYMPLNLSNASGLTEPDPEGDVVRVSVGQACAASQDGLLLLSCQDILVTAPILAKQGGHKVRDMTAAADPDSVRLASMAHVVFNPHTGRQCRLPPIQGPKRILAGFHLGILTQRGPPERYAVAELDGNANVMLRFLPETGDWDLVNCSPFQLPAQRRMVPTQEVVPFRGYLWWVDVTWGAICADPFSDRPEPHFIELPSGSVLPADTHDQVLRRPRSPLPDAEGNAWWMQAPAMYRRVGVSGGWLHYVEVSEEEPFVLSSFALDADGSGWTLNHRVALSPLWADGGFPWLPLQGETRPKIGVLDLARDDVVYLTVGQHMVVVDIQRGEVVEHCPLEGGDVCILPCMLTSWLSGSPIPSAGKSDVTEKNTLADVLVRSDRVQKK